From the Nodularia sp. NIES-3585 genome, one window contains:
- a CDS encoding DUF456 domain-containing protein, which yields MQVIYWLLILVMIVGIIGAVVPGLPGSGLILTSIIIWGILGGSFAAIKTPLIVTVLVLVLSIGVDFLASYLGAKKAGASQWGQIGAIVGLIVGFLGLLPTLPFGGPLLGILLGPLLGAIIGEFIYRRQLWLAVKAGIGIIVGSLIGNLIQGVLAIAAVVVFIITTWPQVYGA from the coding sequence ATGCAAGTTATTTATTGGCTACTCATTCTCGTCATGATTGTGGGAATCATCGGTGCTGTGGTTCCCGGACTTCCTGGTAGCGGCTTAATTTTAACCTCTATTATTATTTGGGGTATTTTGGGCGGTTCCTTTGCAGCCATTAAAACTCCACTAATTGTGACAGTTTTAGTTTTAGTCCTCAGCATCGGTGTTGATTTCTTAGCTAGCTACTTAGGTGCAAAAAAAGCAGGTGCTAGTCAGTGGGGACAAATTGGCGCAATTGTGGGGTTAATAGTCGGCTTTTTGGGTTTACTACCAACTCTACCCTTTGGTGGACCGTTGTTAGGAATATTATTAGGGCCACTGCTGGGAGCCATTATTGGTGAATTTATTTACCGTCGTCAATTATGGTTAGCCGTCAAGGCTGGTATAGGTATTATAGTCGGTTCGCTGATTGGAAATTTGATTCAAGGCGTGTTGGCGATCGCCGCAGTTGTAGTTTTTATAATCACAACTTGGCCTCAAGTTTATGGTGCTTAA
- the rpaB gene encoding response regulator transcription factor RpaB, with protein MESHKEKILVVDDEASIRRILETRLSMIGYDVVTAGDGEEALETFRKSEPDLVVLDVMMPKLDGYGVCQELRKESDVPIIMLTALGDVADRITGLELGADDYVVKPFSPKELEARIRSVLRRVDKTGASGIPSSGVIHVGNIKIDTNKRQVYKGDERIRLTGMEFSLLELLVSRSGEAFSRSEILQEVWGYTPERHVDTRVVDVHISRLRAKLEDDPSNPELILTARGTGYLFQRIIEPGEE; from the coding sequence TTGGAAAGCCATAAAGAAAAAATCCTGGTGGTAGACGACGAAGCCAGCATTCGCCGGATTTTGGAAACGCGCCTTTCCATGATTGGCTACGATGTAGTAACGGCTGGCGATGGAGAAGAAGCTCTAGAAACCTTTCGCAAATCAGAACCTGACCTAGTAGTGTTAGATGTGATGATGCCAAAGCTTGACGGCTACGGTGTGTGTCAAGAATTGCGTAAGGAATCGGATGTGCCAATTATTATGCTAACAGCCTTGGGGGACGTTGCTGATCGCATCACTGGTTTAGAATTGGGTGCTGATGATTATGTAGTCAAACCATTTTCCCCCAAAGAATTAGAAGCACGGATTCGTTCAGTGCTGCGACGAGTAGACAAAACCGGAGCATCTGGTATACCTAGCTCTGGGGTGATTCATGTTGGTAATATTAAAATAGATACCAATAAACGCCAAGTTTACAAAGGCGATGAGCGAATTCGCTTAACAGGAATGGAATTTAGCCTTCTAGAGTTGCTAGTCAGCCGTTCTGGAGAAGCTTTTTCTCGTTCAGAAATTTTGCAGGAAGTATGGGGTTATACACCAGAACGCCATGTGGATACTCGTGTAGTAGATGTGCATATTTCCCGTTTGCGGGCGAAGTTAGAAGATGATCCTAGTAACCCAGAATTAATCCTCACAGCGAGAGGTACTGGTTATTTGTTTCAGCGAATAATTGAACCTGGGGAGGAGTAG
- a CDS encoding cofactor assembly of complex C subunit B — protein sequence MTKPDPNRILRRLPLVVGGLGAVLLLINRLLTPELTESQARGDVVGVILSAVLILTGLIWQQVQPRSPDTVELIGEEGFVLAADLPEVVKTELAWASHLLLTNTVTRSLIVYYQGKVLLRRGILAAQAEVVPGPILKRVLETQKPIYLVALYVYPGRIEFDYLPENTQGVICQPIGKEGVLILGANAPRSYTKQDENWIRAIADKIAVTLLGNW from the coding sequence ATGACTAAACCAGATCCCAATCGAATTTTACGGCGTTTACCCTTAGTTGTGGGTGGGTTAGGCGCTGTACTTTTATTGATTAACCGTTTGCTGACTCCAGAATTAACGGAGTCACAAGCGCGTGGGGATGTAGTGGGTGTAATTTTGAGCGCTGTGTTGATTTTAACGGGTTTAATTTGGCAGCAAGTACAGCCGCGATCGCCTGATACTGTGGAACTAATTGGGGAAGAAGGTTTTGTACTTGCGGCAGATTTACCAGAAGTGGTAAAAACAGAATTAGCTTGGGCATCCCATTTATTATTGACTAATACGGTGACGCGATCGCTCATAGTTTACTATCAAGGCAAAGTCTTATTACGTCGCGGTATTTTGGCTGCTCAAGCCGAAGTAGTACCAGGGCCAATCTTAAAACGAGTCTTGGAAACACAAAAGCCAATTTATCTAGTTGCTTTGTATGTGTATCCAGGCAGAATAGAATTTGATTATTTACCAGAAAACACACAAGGTGTAATTTGTCAACCTATAGGTAAAGAAGGTGTTTTAATTTTAGGAGCCAATGCTCCTCGCAGTTATACCAAACAAGACGAAAACTGGATTAGAGCGATCGCTGATAAAATAGCTGTAACGCTCCTCGGTAATTGGTAA
- a CDS encoding Uma2 family endonuclease — translation MIQTLSKIITFEEFVDWLPENSGVRYELHNGNIIEMAQPVGEHEEVKSFLGVEIPFEIKRLGLPYGIPNQVIVRPDGKDSGYFPDLLVLNRANLANEELWKKESILSHGESIPLVIEIVSTNWRDDYHLKYADYEEMGIPEYWIIDYAALGGRNFIGNPKQQTISVCNLVDGEYQISKFRDSDRVISQTFPELNLTASQIFQAGVV, via the coding sequence ATGATCCAAACCTTATCTAAAATTATTACCTTCGAGGAATTTGTCGATTGGCTACCTGAAAATTCCGGGGTGCGTTATGAATTGCATAATGGAAATATTATTGAAATGGCGCAACCTGTAGGAGAACACGAAGAAGTTAAAAGTTTTCTAGGTGTAGAAATTCCCTTTGAAATCAAACGCCTTGGATTACCTTATGGTATCCCTAATCAAGTTATAGTGAGACCTGATGGCAAAGATTCTGGTTATTTTCCAGATTTGTTGGTTCTAAACCGTGCAAATTTGGCTAACGAAGAATTATGGAAAAAAGAATCTATCCTCAGTCATGGTGAATCCATACCTTTGGTGATTGAAATTGTCTCAACTAATTGGCGTGACGATTACCATCTAAAATATGCTGACTATGAGGAAATGGGGATTCCTGAATATTGGATTATAGATTATGCAGCTTTGGGTGGACGTAATTTTATCGGTAATCCCAAACAACAGACAATCTCTGTTTGTAACTTGGTTGACGGAGAATATCAAATCAGCAAGTTCCGAGATTCTGATAGAGTTATCTCTCAAACTTTTCCTGAACTCAATCTCACCGCCAGTCAGATTTTTCAAGCTGGTGTGGTGTAG
- a CDS encoding peptidoglycan-binding protein, with product MWCGFGKSSMTIAVTCLVTASLVVADTSFAARQRNYTPEEFRTVLRGLGYDVKVTNTPLTDEETRKAIREFQRGYKLTIDGVAGPQTQDFAANIVQILQANLNVVLQPDTPLPRDQFYGSQTEAAVREAQKKFEMEETGIADLRFRQMLNEEARKIITQPTPTPTPTPTPTPTPTPTPTPTPTPTPTPTPTPTPTPTPTPTPTPTPTPTPTPTPTPTPTPTPTPTPTPTPTPTPTPTPTPTPTPTPTPTPTPTPTPTPTPTPTPTPTPTP from the coding sequence ATGTGGTGTGGATTTGGAAAATCCAGTATGACAATTGCAGTTACCTGCTTAGTAACTGCTAGTTTGGTCGTCGCAGATACAAGTTTTGCGGCTCGCCAGCGTAATTATACGCCAGAGGAATTCCGTACTGTGTTGCGGGGATTAGGCTATGACGTGAAGGTGACAAATACTCCTCTCACAGATGAGGAAACGAGAAAGGCAATCAGAGAATTTCAAAGGGGTTATAAGCTGACTATTGATGGTGTAGCAGGCCCACAAACACAAGATTTTGCCGCTAACATTGTGCAAATTTTGCAAGCAAATTTGAATGTTGTACTTCAACCAGATACTCCTTTACCCCGTGATCAATTTTATGGAAGTCAGACGGAAGCGGCTGTGAGGGAGGCTCAGAAAAAATTTGAAATGGAAGAAACTGGCATTGCTGATTTGCGATTCCGCCAGATGTTGAATGAAGAAGCAAGGAAGATTATAACTCAGCCAACGCCGACACCGACACCGACACCGACACCAACGCCAACACCGACACCAACGCCAACACCGACACCAACGCCGACACCAACACCAACACCAACGCCGACACCAACGCCAACACCAACGCCAACGCCAACGCCAACACCAACACCAACGCCAACACCAACGCCAACGCCGACACCAACACCAACACCAACGCCGACACCAACGCCAACACCAACACCAACGCCAACGCCAACACCAACGCCAACGCCGACACCAACACCAACGCCAACACCAACGCCGACACCCACACCAACGCCAACACCAACGCCGACACCCACACCAACGCCAACGCCATAA
- the radA gene encoding DNA repair protein RadA, with the protein MAKPKTSFICNACGAESSQWFGKCPACGTYNSLEEQISIQSSVDVPSRGGISNWQTTQNNGKPGTKPAKARASLTFEQITDRQIARWESGYGELDRVLGGGIVPGSMVLIGGDPGIGKSTLLLQVSNALAQRYRILYVTGEESGQQVKLRASRLGVSKNSDLPSDEDEEHNENGKLEGDVEVKTLSSEEIEEGKNADLYVLPETDLEEILREIDSLRPNLAVIDSIQTVFFPALTSAPGSVAQVRECTSALMKVAKHEDITMLIVGHVTKEGAIAGPKVLEHLVDTVLYFEGDRFASHRLLRTVKNRFGATHEIGIFEMVENGLREVSNPSELFLGNRDDPAPGTAIVVACEGTRPIVVELQALVSPTSYPSPRRAGTGIDYNRLVQILAVLEKRVGIPMSKLDSYVASAGGLSVAEPAVDLGIAIAIVASFRDRIVDPGTVLIGEVGLGGQVRSVSQMELRLKEAAKLGFKRAIVPKGQKYPDYDIEILPVSKVIDAIIAAIPHQTLEASDLELDEDEDEEE; encoded by the coding sequence ATGGCAAAGCCTAAAACCTCTTTCATTTGTAACGCCTGTGGAGCAGAATCTTCCCAATGGTTTGGTAAATGTCCAGCCTGCGGTACTTACAATTCCTTAGAAGAGCAGATTTCCATCCAATCATCGGTAGATGTACCATCTAGGGGAGGAATCAGCAATTGGCAAACAACTCAAAATAATGGCAAACCGGGTACTAAACCAGCTAAAGCACGAGCTTCCCTGACATTTGAGCAAATTACTGATCGCCAAATTGCTCGATGGGAATCAGGCTATGGTGAACTAGATCGGGTGCTGGGCGGTGGAATTGTTCCTGGTTCAATGGTTTTGATTGGTGGTGACCCCGGAATTGGTAAATCTACTCTACTCTTACAAGTATCAAATGCACTGGCGCAGAGATACCGTATACTCTACGTAACTGGGGAAGAATCAGGACAACAGGTAAAATTACGAGCTTCGCGCCTGGGAGTATCAAAAAATTCTGACCTTCCTAGTGATGAGGACGAAGAGCATAATGAGAACGGCAAATTAGAAGGAGATGTAGAGGTAAAAACTCTGAGTTCAGAAGAAATTGAAGAAGGTAAAAATGCGGATTTGTATGTATTACCGGAAACAGATTTAGAAGAGATTTTACGAGAAATAGATTCTCTCAGACCGAATTTAGCAGTGATTGATAGTATTCAAACAGTGTTTTTTCCAGCACTGACCTCTGCACCAGGTTCTGTAGCCCAAGTCAGAGAATGTACGTCAGCACTGATGAAGGTGGCAAAGCACGAAGATATTACCATGTTAATTGTGGGACACGTCACCAAAGAAGGTGCGATCGCAGGTCCGAAAGTTTTAGAACACCTAGTTGATACAGTATTGTATTTTGAAGGCGATCGCTTTGCCTCCCATCGATTATTAAGAACAGTCAAAAACCGTTTTGGCGCAACTCACGAAATCGGCATCTTTGAAATGGTGGAAAACGGACTGCGAGAGGTTTCCAACCCTTCAGAGCTATTTTTAGGCAACCGTGATGATCCTGCACCGGGGACAGCCATTGTCGTAGCTTGCGAAGGTACTCGCCCCATCGTTGTGGAATTGCAAGCTTTAGTCAGTCCTACCAGTTACCCTTCCCCCCGGCGTGCGGGTACAGGGATAGACTATAACCGCCTGGTGCAGATTCTCGCCGTTTTAGAAAAACGTGTCGGGATTCCCATGTCAAAACTAGATTCTTACGTCGCCTCGGCTGGTGGATTGAGTGTAGCAGAACCAGCGGTAGATTTAGGAATTGCGATCGCCATTGTTGCCAGTTTCCGCGATCGCATCGTCGATCCAGGTACAGTATTAATTGGTGAAGTCGGCTTAGGCGGACAAGTGCGCTCAGTGTCGCAAATGGAACTACGATTAAAAGAAGCTGCCAAACTCGGATTTAAACGAGCGATCGTTCCCAAAGGGCAAAAATACCCTGATTATGACATCGAGATATTACCAGTCTCCAAAGTAATAGATGCAATTATCGCCGCCATCCCTCACCAAACCCTAGAAGCCAGCGACTTAGAACTGGATGAAGATGAAGATGAAGAGGAATAA